In Candidatus Methylacidiphilales bacterium, a genomic segment contains:
- a CDS encoding lysophospholipid acyltransferase family protein, producing MNAWFWHPDHVDSKHIPGVSHFWRHVSLCLPLQRLYSAFVTMLFRMRLTGAGHLPVDRPCIFISNHGSHYDGFFLFAVLLRICDRGVVPVVWFRMLEYPIVGPILRCLRAVPISHEADFMSQRSIHLRGMIEQIQAGRHLLILPEGRRGDVLGTFQPGAGIVAIRTGSPLVPITLRGVQPLFKELDRLPRLRGNVEVVIHPPLFPEKTPDEMVYASKLMEQARARVATALDYPRKEDA from the coding sequence ATGAACGCATGGTTTTGGCATCCCGACCATGTGGACTCCAAACACATTCCCGGGGTATCGCATTTCTGGAGGCATGTGAGCCTCTGCCTGCCCCTGCAGCGCCTGTATTCGGCGTTTGTCACGATGCTTTTTCGTATGCGCCTAACCGGTGCCGGGCACCTGCCTGTGGATCGCCCTTGTATTTTCATTTCGAATCACGGCTCCCATTACGACGGTTTTTTTCTCTTTGCCGTGCTGCTCCGAATCTGTGACAGGGGGGTGGTGCCGGTGGTCTGGTTCCGCATGCTGGAGTATCCCATCGTCGGACCCATCTTGAGATGCCTGCGCGCCGTCCCGATCAGCCATGAGGCCGATTTCATGAGCCAGCGCTCCATCCATCTGCGTGGCATGATCGAGCAGATCCAAGCGGGACGCCATCTGCTGATTTTGCCTGAAGGACGAAGGGGCGACGTCCTGGGAACATTCCAACCGGGCGCGGGCATTGTCGCCATCCGCACGGGGTCACCCCTGGTTCCCATCACTCTCCGGGGAGTGCAGCCACTGTTCAAGGAGCTGGACCGCCTTCCCAGACTGCGCGGAAATGTGGAAGTCGTCATCCACCCTCCCCTATTCCCGGAAAAAACACCTGATGAGATGGTGTATGCCTCCAAGCTTATGGAACAGGCACGCGCCAGGGTGGCTACCGCGCTGGATTACCCGCGCAAAGAGGACGCCTGA
- a CDS encoding ABC transporter permease yields the protein MDWKRYWNIILYRAYAEIKAEAQINYMGYVWWFLEPLVNTILFYAILILVMQQSNVGAVSFLLVGTIVWQWFSASVVSSSQSIFEASMMLKLVYLPKIVLPLISILAGIWRFMFLFGLLLLWCFFSGNPPNIHYLALPCLFVTQLILILGFSLPVAALIPYFPDGRFAVDAVLRSIMLVSGIFFSADQVPVQYHSLLYLNPMAVLVESYRSILLHDSWPNFLRLGWACAFGLLLVVGSFSIYRKIDRSIVKSIHR from the coding sequence ATGGATTGGAAGCGTTATTGGAACATCATCCTTTACCGGGCCTACGCTGAAATCAAAGCGGAGGCCCAGATCAATTACATGGGCTACGTCTGGTGGTTCTTGGAGCCTTTGGTCAACACCATACTGTTTTACGCCATTTTGATCCTGGTCATGCAGCAATCGAATGTGGGGGCTGTCTCTTTCCTTCTCGTGGGCACCATTGTTTGGCAATGGTTCAGCGCATCCGTGGTCAGTTCCTCCCAGTCCATTTTTGAGGCCAGCATGATGCTGAAGTTGGTTTACCTTCCCAAAATCGTATTACCCCTTATTTCCATCCTGGCCGGTATCTGGCGGTTCATGTTTTTGTTCGGACTGCTGCTCCTGTGGTGTTTTTTCTCGGGCAACCCCCCGAATATCCATTATCTCGCCCTTCCCTGTCTCTTCGTCACCCAGTTGATTCTGATCCTCGGCTTCAGTCTCCCTGTGGCCGCCCTGATCCCTTATTTCCCGGATGGGAGGTTCGCCGTCGATGCGGTTCTTCGTTCGATCATGCTGGTGTCGGGAATATTCTTCTCGGCCGACCAGGTGCCGGTGCAGTATCACTCCTTGCTTTATTTGAACCCCATGGCGGTTTTGGTGGAATCCTACCGCTCCATTCTTCTTCACGACTCGTGGCCGAATTTTCTCCGCTTGGGATGGGCCTGCGCGTTCGGTTTGCTCCTCGTGGTTGGATCGTTCTCCATTTACCGCAAAATCGACCGCTCCATTGTGAAATCCATCCACCGCTGA